The following coding sequences lie in one Neptunomonas phycophila genomic window:
- the pth gene encoding aminoacyl-tRNA hydrolase yields MKDSIQLIVGLGNPGSQYEQTRHNAGAEFVEQLAARQLTSLQTDKKFFGRYGKAQLGNQTVHLLIPTTFMNLSGQSVAAVANFYKIPPESILVAHDELDLPPGIARFKQGGGHGGHNGLRDIISRLGNNKNFYRLRIGIGHPGQAKDVAGFVLTKAPVSERSKSQAAIDESLFHLPEAISGNWAQAMNKLHSFKG; encoded by the coding sequence ATGAAAGACTCTATTCAGCTTATTGTCGGACTCGGCAACCCCGGTTCCCAATACGAGCAGACCCGTCATAATGCTGGGGCTGAGTTTGTCGAGCAGCTAGCTGCTCGACAACTCACTTCCCTCCAAACGGACAAGAAGTTTTTTGGCCGCTACGGAAAAGCCCAGTTGGGCAATCAAACCGTACACTTGTTGATCCCCACTACGTTTATGAACCTCAGTGGACAATCAGTAGCTGCGGTAGCTAACTTTTATAAAATTCCCCCCGAAAGCATTCTTGTTGCACATGACGAGCTTGACCTACCTCCGGGTATCGCTCGCTTCAAGCAAGGCGGTGGTCATGGCGGGCACAACGGTTTACGCGATATTATTAGCCGTTTAGGGAATAACAAGAATTTTTACCGGCTACGCATTGGCATTGGACACCCAGGCCAAGCAAAAGATGTTGCCGGATTCGTTTTGACAAAAGCTCCCGTCTCAGAACGTTCCAAATCGCAAGCGGCGATCGATGAATCTCTTTTTCATCTCCCCGAAGCGATTAGCGGAAACTGGGCTCAGGCAATGAATAAACTGCACAGCTTTAAAGGCTAA
- the serB gene encoding phosphoserine phosphatase SerB, whose protein sequence is MKEIILLTISGEDKPGVTSSITQILAGFQVNVLDIGQAVIHNTLSLGILIEVPKSAESSPILRDLLFKAHAMDMKVRFQPIDEADYEEWVLAQGKSRHIITLLARKVTADHIAVVTDIAARHGLNIDKITRLSGRLSLDDDASTRNKACVEFSVRGASGDMSQLRGEFLHAASELDVDIAFQEDNIYRRNRRLVVFDMDSTLIEAEVIDELAKEAGVGEQVSEITEAAMRGEIDFNESFRRRVGLLKGLDASVLESVAARLPMTEGAESLVSHLKALGYKTAILSGGFTYFAEHLQAKLGFDYVYANQLDIVDGVVTGEVTGEIVNGERKAALLRELAIKEGISLEQTIAVGDGANDLPMLSIAGLGIAFRAKPLVRQSAKQAISTLGLDGILYLIGFRDRDAAL, encoded by the coding sequence ATGAAAGAGATTATTCTGCTTACTATTTCCGGCGAAGATAAGCCGGGTGTTACGTCTAGTATTACGCAAATTCTAGCGGGTTTTCAGGTCAACGTACTCGATATCGGACAGGCTGTTATTCATAACACTCTATCCTTAGGTATTTTGATCGAAGTACCCAAGTCGGCTGAATCCTCTCCAATTTTGCGTGACTTGCTCTTTAAAGCACATGCAATGGATATGAAAGTTCGTTTTCAGCCAATCGATGAAGCAGATTACGAAGAGTGGGTACTTGCTCAAGGAAAATCGCGCCATATTATTACCTTGCTTGCCCGCAAAGTTACCGCTGATCATATTGCTGTAGTTACAGATATAGCCGCACGCCATGGTCTCAATATCGATAAAATTACGCGCTTGTCCGGTCGTCTATCATTAGACGATGATGCTTCTACTCGCAATAAAGCTTGTGTCGAATTTTCGGTACGGGGGGCGTCGGGTGATATGTCTCAGCTGCGGGGCGAGTTTCTACATGCCGCCAGCGAGCTTGATGTGGATATAGCCTTTCAAGAAGATAATATTTACCGCCGCAACCGTCGCCTTGTTGTGTTTGATATGGACTCTACTTTAATTGAAGCCGAAGTGATTGATGAGCTTGCAAAAGAAGCCGGTGTCGGTGAGCAAGTGTCTGAAATAACAGAAGCGGCTATGCGTGGCGAAATTGACTTTAACGAAAGCTTCAGGCGCCGCGTTGGATTGCTCAAGGGCTTGGATGCAAGCGTTTTAGAGTCTGTAGCAGCGCGCTTACCTATGACTGAGGGAGCAGAGTCGTTGGTATCGCACTTAAAAGCGCTAGGTTATAAAACCGCAATTTTATCGGGTGGCTTTACGTATTTTGCAGAACACTTGCAGGCCAAACTCGGGTTTGATTATGTGTATGCGAACCAGTTAGATATTGTTGATGGTGTAGTGACCGGTGAAGTGACGGGGGAAATCGTAAACGGTGAGCGCAAAGCTGCTTTGTTGCGTGAGCTCGCGATTAAAGAAGGGATTAGTCTTGAGCAAACCATTGCTGTGGGCGACGGTGCCAACGATTTGCCTATGCTTTCCATTGCAGGTTTAGGTATCGCCTTTAGAGCGAAGCCGTTAGTGCGCCAGAGTGCTAAGCAGGCTATTTCTACGCTGGGTCTTGATGGAATTTTGTATCTGATTGGCTTTAGAGATCGGGATGCTGCTCTATAG
- a CDS encoding ribose-phosphate pyrophosphokinase — translation MSKMMVFTGNANPELGLKVVERLDIPMGKAHVARFSDGEVSVEIQENVRGKDVFIIQSTCAPTNDNLMEMIVLADALRRASATRITAVVPYFGYARQDRRPRSARVAISAKVVADMMSAVGIDRVLTVDLHADQIQGFFSVPVDNVYGSPVLLDDIIDQQYENPMVVSPDVGGVVRARAVAKQLDCDLAIIDKRRERANESQVMNIIGDVEGRTCILVDDMCDTAGTLCKAAKALKANGAARVVAYATHAVLSGPAIENITNSQLDELVVTDTIPLSKEAQACANIRQLTLAPMLAEAVRRVCNEESISAMFR, via the coding sequence ATGTCTAAAATGATGGTATTCACCGGGAATGCAAACCCCGAACTGGGCCTTAAAGTCGTAGAACGACTCGACATCCCAATGGGTAAAGCTCACGTAGCCCGTTTTAGCGATGGTGAAGTTAGCGTAGAGATCCAAGAAAACGTTCGTGGTAAAGACGTTTTTATTATCCAGTCAACGTGCGCACCCACCAATGACAACTTGATGGAAATGATTGTGCTAGCCGATGCGCTTCGCCGCGCTTCAGCCACACGTATCACAGCCGTTGTGCCTTACTTTGGTTACGCTCGTCAAGATCGTCGCCCGCGCTCTGCTCGTGTTGCTATCAGTGCAAAAGTGGTTGCTGATATGATGTCAGCTGTTGGCATCGACCGTGTATTGACTGTTGATTTACATGCCGACCAAATCCAGGGCTTCTTCTCTGTCCCTGTTGATAACGTTTACGGCTCACCTGTATTACTTGACGACATTATTGATCAGCAATACGAAAACCCTATGGTTGTTTCTCCAGACGTGGGTGGTGTTGTACGTGCTCGAGCAGTAGCGAAGCAATTGGACTGCGATCTCGCTATCATCGACAAACGTCGTGAACGTGCTAACGAATCACAAGTCATGAACATCATCGGTGACGTCGAAGGCCGTACTTGCATATTGGTAGACGACATGTGTGACACCGCTGGCACATTGTGCAAAGCGGCTAAAGCACTCAAAGCAAACGGCGCCGCTCGCGTTGTTGCTTATGCTACACACGCCGTACTCTCTGGCCCGGCTATCGAAAACATCACCAACTCACAGTTAGATGAGTTAGTGGTTACTGATACAATCCCATTGTCTAAAGAAGCACAAGCATGCGCTAACATTCGCCAATTAACGCTGGCCCCAATGTTGGCTGAAGCGGTACGCCGTGTATGCAACGAAGAATCTATCAGCGCGATGTTCCGTTAA
- a CDS encoding 50S ribosomal protein L25/general stress protein Ctc produces the protein MSNFVLNAISREDQGKGASRRLRREGLVPAVVYGGTADEAPVAISLVNKDLIKQLDDQTFFSSILTVALDGKETQVIIKDLQRHPAKPAILHADFQRIAADQKIKINVPISFINFEKSAASKNAAKFAVEANVVEILCLPKDLPEVVTVDLSNVAPTQILHLSDISLPEGVEIATLRRGEDYDQGIGYVYSPRGAKAS, from the coding sequence ATGTCTAACTTTGTATTAAATGCTATCTCTCGTGAAGATCAGGGGAAAGGTGCGAGCCGCCGCCTGCGTCGCGAAGGTCTGGTTCCTGCCGTTGTTTACGGTGGCACAGCAGATGAAGCACCTGTTGCTATTTCTTTGGTTAACAAAGATCTAATCAAGCAACTTGACGATCAAACTTTCTTCTCTTCTATCCTTACTGTTGCTCTGGATGGCAAAGAGACTCAAGTGATCATCAAAGATCTACAACGTCACCCTGCTAAGCCAGCTATCTTACATGCTGACTTCCAGCGTATTGCTGCAGATCAAAAGATCAAAATCAACGTTCCAATCAGCTTCATCAACTTTGAAAAATCGGCTGCTTCTAAAAATGCGGCTAAATTCGCTGTTGAAGCTAACGTAGTAGAAATCCTTTGCTTGCCAAAAGATCTACCAGAAGTTGTAACTGTTGATCTGTCTAACGTAGCTCCAACTCAAATCCTTCACTTGTCAGACATCTCTCTGCCAGAAGGCGTTGAAATCGCTACTCTGCGTCGTGGTGAAGACTATGACCAAGGTATCGGCTACGTTTACTCTCCACGTGGTGCTAAAGCGAGCTAA
- a CDS encoding EAL domain-containing protein codes for MKEATTTSDALLQRLSNQRQQRLRKNVQLLFLGLRPEEMDPIISLLRGARLAPRGRQILTQNDFLEALSERSWDLLICTPDREDFTAKQAIQNLKRLDKDIPVIQLVTHPDSRLLLQGLKSNMQAVVPLDEKELLLITIRRELEHLENRRRMRQAEALLNEAEKRCRLLMERSTLAIAYFDASQLLLANNSFAQIFGYEAPEKLKGKPIDFFVVHEDREELFEQVKTFTEGRLKELIFQLTARRADESNFNAHIELQETRLNHQNCVQVTVRAESLPETSKSFAEHDPITGLFNTEFILRRLDETLQAALDGGHDCNLMYIQVDKFQKVRSEFGTDACNHLARDIADTLKHELNPVHIKARLTDDSFLIIFRDPSADKAVELARSLCKKIADIECIFSKSHLPTSCSIGVATITDASPGTHKIIERAHTAAENVKSGNGVMLYVPDKSPSEAPSSTKLENMRQAVVNQQFKLLFQPVVPLSYSSSMSHYEALLRLLDDDDNELSPALFFDTIESPELSIMMDRWVILEVIKRLRHELNQNAKHRIFISLTDRTWRDPDLLNWLAALLREYRIPANHLVFQFSESDCSINISQAKIITAGLRKLNCLVCIKHHGSSPNAEQIVKQINADYIKIDGALVQDLTNEDDPESPFDAMIEKLNSAGMITIAPLVENPKVMGRLWKSGVGLIQGYYLQPPMDQMNYDFFEE; via the coding sequence ATGAAAGAGGCAACGACTACGTCTGATGCACTGCTGCAGCGCTTGTCAAATCAGCGTCAACAGCGCTTGCGCAAAAACGTACAGCTGCTCTTTTTAGGTTTACGTCCAGAAGAGATGGACCCCATCATTTCGCTGCTCCGTGGCGCACGCCTTGCCCCACGCGGCCGCCAAATATTGACACAAAATGATTTTTTAGAGGCCTTGTCTGAGCGCTCTTGGGATTTATTGATTTGCACTCCTGACCGCGAAGACTTTACCGCCAAACAGGCTATTCAGAACCTCAAACGGTTAGACAAAGACATTCCCGTCATTCAACTGGTTACGCACCCCGACAGCCGTCTATTACTCCAAGGCTTAAAGTCCAATATGCAGGCGGTGGTACCTCTCGACGAAAAAGAGTTACTGTTAATCACCATCCGCCGAGAACTAGAACACCTAGAGAACCGACGCCGTATGCGACAAGCGGAGGCTCTGTTAAACGAAGCCGAAAAGCGTTGTCGGCTGCTCATGGAGCGCTCAACACTCGCCATCGCTTATTTCGATGCCTCTCAGTTGCTGTTAGCCAACAACAGCTTTGCTCAAATTTTTGGCTACGAGGCCCCCGAAAAGCTTAAAGGCAAACCTATCGACTTTTTCGTAGTTCACGAAGACCGTGAAGAACTCTTTGAACAGGTCAAAACCTTTACGGAAGGCCGCCTAAAAGAGCTTATTTTCCAACTGACTGCGCGGCGAGCGGACGAATCAAACTTTAACGCTCATATAGAACTTCAAGAGACCCGTTTAAATCACCAAAATTGCGTGCAAGTGACAGTACGGGCTGAGTCACTACCAGAAACGAGCAAAAGCTTTGCTGAACACGACCCCATTACAGGGTTATTCAACACCGAATTTATTCTACGCAGACTCGATGAAACGCTGCAGGCAGCCTTAGATGGCGGCCATGATTGCAATCTAATGTATATTCAGGTCGATAAGTTCCAAAAAGTACGATCAGAGTTTGGAACTGACGCTTGCAATCATCTTGCACGCGACATCGCCGATACGCTCAAACACGAGCTAAACCCCGTGCATATCAAAGCTCGCTTGACCGATGACTCCTTCCTCATCATTTTTAGGGACCCCAGTGCCGATAAGGCTGTGGAGCTAGCAAGATCACTTTGCAAAAAGATAGCCGACATTGAGTGTATTTTTTCAAAAAGCCATCTACCTACATCCTGCTCAATCGGCGTAGCTACCATTACCGATGCCTCACCTGGCACACACAAAATTATTGAACGCGCCCACACCGCTGCCGAAAATGTTAAGAGCGGTAATGGGGTTATGCTCTACGTCCCCGACAAAAGCCCAAGCGAAGCGCCAAGCAGCACTAAATTGGAGAACATGCGCCAGGCGGTCGTCAACCAGCAGTTTAAGCTGCTTTTCCAACCTGTCGTGCCTTTGTCATACTCTAGCTCAATGAGCCATTACGAGGCGCTCTTACGCCTGCTAGACGATGATGACAATGAGCTATCGCCCGCATTATTCTTTGATACGATCGAAAGCCCAGAATTAAGTATCATGATGGACCGATGGGTAATCTTAGAAGTTATTAAGCGCTTGCGACATGAGCTAAACCAAAATGCCAAACATCGCATTTTTATTAGCTTAACGGACCGCACATGGCGCGACCCTGACCTTTTAAACTGGTTAGCCGCTTTGCTCAGAGAATACCGCATACCTGCCAATCATTTAGTATTTCAATTTAGCGAGAGTGATTGCTCAATCAACATTAGCCAAGCCAAAATTATTACCGCTGGCTTACGAAAACTAAACTGCTTGGTATGCATTAAACATCATGGCTCGTCGCCTAATGCAGAGCAAATTGTTAAACAGATCAATGCTGATTACATTAAGATCGACGGAGCGCTAGTACAAGACCTAACAAACGAAGACGATCCTGAATCTCCGTTTGACGCTATGATAGAAAAACTAAACAGTGCAGGCATGATTACCATTGCCCCGTTAGTCGAAAACCCAAAAGTAATGGGCCGACTATGGAAGTCTGGTGTGGGATTAATCCAAGGCTATTATTTACAGCCCCCCATGGATCAAATGAATTATGACTTTTTTGAGGAGTAA
- a CDS encoding manganese efflux pump MntP family protein codes for MNLISLFFLSLAMSADAFAAALGKGATLQKPRLRDALRMGVIFGCVEGLTPLIGWLVGYAALQYVEAWDHWVAFFLLLGLGLHMIYEGMKIDSSEQDKASESHSFMLLALTAVATSIDALAVGMGLAFVDVNIVLAAIMIGSATCIMVTVGVMAGRLLGRAIGRRAEVVGGVVLILIGAAIVYEHVFAA; via the coding sequence ATGAACCTCATCTCACTTTTTTTCCTTTCTTTGGCTATGTCGGCCGATGCTTTTGCAGCGGCGCTTGGCAAAGGCGCTACTCTGCAAAAGCCCCGTTTGCGTGATGCTTTGCGTATGGGAGTAATTTTTGGTTGTGTTGAAGGGCTAACCCCGCTAATAGGCTGGCTGGTTGGCTATGCAGCGCTACAATATGTTGAAGCTTGGGATCATTGGGTCGCTTTTTTTCTGCTGCTAGGGCTTGGGCTTCATATGATCTATGAGGGTATGAAAATAGATTCTAGTGAGCAGGATAAGGCATCAGAATCACATAGCTTTATGTTATTGGCTCTAACTGCTGTAGCTACAAGCATTGATGCGCTTGCTGTGGGGATGGGTCTGGCTTTTGTTGATGTGAATATTGTACTGGCGGCCATTATGATTGGCTCTGCCACCTGTATTATGGTGACGGTTGGTGTTATGGCTGGTCGCTTGCTGGGTAGGGCGATAGGGCGGCGAGCAGAAGTGGTAGGCGGCGTTGTGTTGATACTAATTGGCGCTGCTATTGTATACGAACATGTATTCGCTGCCTGA
- the ychF gene encoding redox-regulated ATPase YchF — protein MGFKCGIVGLPNVGKSTLFNALTKAGIDAENFPFCTIEPNSGIVPMPDSRLDALAEIVSPERVVPTTMEFVDIAGLVAGASKGEGLGNKFLANIRETDAIAHVVRCFEDDNVIHVANRIDPINDIETINLELALADLDSVEKQILRLQKQAKGGDKDAVRSKELLERIKPHLEEGKAARSMAFTDDELKVVKTFHLLTIKPTMYIANVDEDGFEDNAHLETVRKLAAEEGAEVVAICNKLEAEIAELDEEEKQEFLQDLGMEEPGLDRVIRAGYELLGLQTYFTAGVKEVRAWTVQIGATAPKAAAVIHTDFEKGFIRAEVIAYDDFIAFKGEQGAKDAGKWRLEGKEYIVKDGDVVHFRFNV, from the coding sequence ATGGGTTTTAAATGTGGCATCGTCGGCCTACCAAACGTAGGTAAATCAACGCTTTTTAATGCATTAACAAAAGCAGGCATTGATGCCGAGAACTTCCCGTTCTGTACCATTGAACCAAACTCAGGCATCGTCCCAATGCCTGATAGCCGCTTGGACGCTCTAGCTGAGATTGTCAGCCCTGAACGCGTTGTACCAACGACTATGGAGTTTGTGGATATTGCAGGCCTGGTCGCAGGCGCTTCTAAGGGTGAAGGTCTTGGTAACAAGTTCCTAGCTAATATCCGCGAAACCGATGCCATTGCGCATGTTGTCCGCTGCTTTGAAGACGACAACGTAATCCATGTGGCCAACCGCATTGACCCAATCAACGATATTGAAACGATCAACCTCGAACTTGCCTTAGCTGATTTGGATTCTGTAGAGAAGCAGATCCTGCGCCTGCAAAAGCAAGCAAAAGGTGGCGATAAAGATGCCGTGCGTTCCAAAGAACTACTAGAGCGCATTAAGCCGCATTTAGAAGAAGGCAAAGCCGCACGTTCAATGGCATTTACTGATGACGAGCTAAAGGTTGTTAAAACCTTCCACCTACTCACCATCAAGCCAACAATGTACATCGCTAACGTAGATGAAGACGGCTTTGAAGATAACGCTCACCTTGAGACAGTTCGCAAATTAGCAGCTGAAGAAGGCGCTGAAGTTGTTGCGATCTGCAACAAGCTAGAAGCAGAAATAGCCGAGCTAGATGAAGAAGAGAAGCAAGAGTTCTTGCAAGATTTAGGCATGGAAGAACCCGGCTTAGACCGTGTTATCCGCGCTGGTTATGAACTGCTAGGCTTACAAACCTACTTTACGGCTGGCGTCAAAGAAGTTCGCGCTTGGACTGTACAAATCGGTGCGACAGCGCCAAAAGCAGCCGCCGTTATCCACACAGACTTCGAGAAAGGCTTTATCCGTGCAGAAGTCATCGCTTACGACGACTTTATTGCGTTTAAAGGCGAGCAAGGTGCAAAGGATGCCGGTAAATGGCGTCTGGAAGGTAAAGAATATATCGTGAAAGACGGTGATGTGGTCCACTTCCGTTTTAACGTCTAA